A stretch of Lathyrus oleraceus cultivar Zhongwan6 chromosome 6, CAAS_Psat_ZW6_1.0, whole genome shotgun sequence DNA encodes these proteins:
- the LOC127096735 gene encoding 60S ribosomal protein L22-2 — translation MGRVDAAGSKGKKKGSTTFTIDCAKPVEDKIMDIASLEKFLQERIKVGGKAGALGDAVTVSREKSKITVTSDSNFSKRYLKYLTKKYLKKHNVRDWLRVIASNKDRNVYELRYFNIAENEGEEED, via the exons ATGGGTCGAGTAGATGCCGCTGGTTCCAAGGGGAAGAAGAAGGGATCTACAACATTCACCATCGACTGCGCTAAGCCTGTAGAGGACAAGATCATGGACATTGCTTCTCTCGAAAAGTTTCTTCAAGAGAGGATTAAGGTTGGTGGTAAAGCCGGTGCTCTTGGTGATGCTGTTACTGTTTCACGTGAGAAGAGCAAGATCACTGTTACTTCTGATAGCAACTTCTCCAAAAG GTATCTCAAGTACTTGACCAAAAAGTACTTGAAGAAACACAATGTCCGGGACTGGCTCAGAGTGATTGCTTCTAACAAAGACAGAAATGTTTATGAATTGAGGTACTTCAACATTGCCGAGAATGAAGGAGAAGAAGAGGATTAA